A region of Plantactinospora sp. BC1 DNA encodes the following proteins:
- a CDS encoding PmoA family protein, with product MSAGRRAEPAGATVRAGGEPRRLAYHGGQATRGGEATMARPGVPDPALADRPPGTAVLRVEGRDVARYTWRPDLPLAMSPRPYLHPVRTLAGSTVTDAAPDSHPHQLGISLAAPDVGGRNFWGGRTFVAGHGPAWLDNHGRQRHRRWLRHTGEELVHTLVWTDAHDRTLLAEQRTITCRPVDGTAWSLGLHTRLANVTDRPLTIRSPAAQGRAGAGYGGFFWRGPAVADTARLLSPAGTDAAAVNGSLAGWVAVTGTGEAGPWTVLFVPGDDTTARDRWFVRARDYLGVGSSLAWDRPLVLGPAETISRHLVTVVVDGALSAATAGVLADGVRQPA from the coding sequence GTGAGCGCCGGCCGTCGGGCCGAGCCCGCTGGCGCGACCGTCCGGGCCGGCGGCGAACCTCGGCGGTTGGCGTACCACGGGGGCCAGGCGACGAGAGGCGGCGAGGCGACGATGGCACGTCCCGGCGTACCGGATCCGGCGCTCGCCGACCGGCCGCCCGGCACCGCCGTACTCCGGGTCGAGGGTCGCGACGTCGCCCGGTACACCTGGCGGCCCGACCTGCCACTGGCGATGTCCCCGCGCCCCTATCTGCACCCGGTACGCACCCTCGCCGGCAGTACGGTCACCGACGCCGCCCCCGACTCGCACCCGCACCAGCTCGGGATCAGCCTCGCCGCCCCGGACGTCGGCGGGCGCAACTTCTGGGGCGGGCGCACCTTCGTGGCCGGACACGGCCCGGCCTGGCTGGACAACCACGGTCGCCAGCGGCACCGGCGCTGGCTGCGGCACACCGGCGAGGAACTGGTGCACACGCTGGTGTGGACGGACGCGCACGACCGCACGCTGCTGGCCGAGCAGCGGACCATCACCTGCCGGCCGGTCGACGGGACCGCCTGGTCGCTGGGCCTGCACACCCGGCTGGCCAACGTCACCGACCGGCCGTTGACCATCCGCAGCCCGGCGGCGCAGGGCCGGGCCGGGGCGGGGTACGGCGGCTTCTTCTGGCGTGGCCCGGCCGTCGCCGACACCGCCCGGCTCCTCAGCCCCGCCGGCACCGACGCGGCCGCCGTCAACGGCAGCCTCGCCGGCTGGGTCGCGGTCACCGGCACCGGCGAGGCCGGCCCCTGGACCGTGCTCTTCGTGCCGGGCGACGACACCACCGCCCGGGACAGGTGGTTCGTCCGGGCCCGCGACTATCTCGGGGTCGGCTCGTCGCTGGCCTGGGACCGGCCGCTGGTGCTCGGCCCGGCCGAGACGATCAGCCGGCACCTGGTCACCGTCGTCGTCGACGGTGCCCTGTCGGCGGCGACGGCCGGCGTACTCGCCGACGGTGTCCGGCAGCCGGCATGA
- a CDS encoding ROK family transcriptional regulator — MTGPIRPSRPRQAEQPVRQESLRSINLELVFRQILGAARPISRTELAAVTGLTRPTITRIVDDLLGGRLVTETGLAHDGRAGRPRVGLTISDRGPAGLGLDIRADGLAACVVDLTGTVRHLAFAPASYADRGAPAVLADLAGMADAAVRAVAAEDLTVVTATLAVPGPVDAGLVRSAPALGWRNADAGTLLRAATRHLDLPIAVDNEANLAALGELYATHHTLDSFVYVSGGLGIGAGIVLDGRLMRGSRGWSGELGHVTVHPDGKPCPCGSRGCLQTYASLAAILGAEPAPPGTTPDAEITARADAGHPDTLAALDVAGTALGVALADMLNILDIGSVLLGGSFSLLASWLTANARAEIDQRVLTTDWAPVTVRPALLGPDAAVIGAALTSIDQVRQQPAGWLSRRSGRPGASRPRQPAKPSG, encoded by the coding sequence ATGACCGGACCGATCCGGCCGAGCCGACCCCGGCAGGCCGAGCAGCCCGTCCGGCAGGAGAGCCTGCGCAGCATCAACCTCGAACTCGTCTTCCGGCAGATCCTCGGCGCCGCGCGGCCGATCTCCCGTACCGAACTCGCCGCGGTCACCGGGCTGACCCGGCCCACCATCACCCGGATCGTCGACGACCTGCTCGGCGGTCGACTCGTCACCGAGACCGGCCTCGCGCACGACGGTCGGGCCGGCCGACCCCGGGTCGGGCTGACCATCTCCGACCGGGGACCGGCCGGACTCGGCCTCGACATCCGCGCCGACGGGCTCGCGGCGTGCGTCGTCGACCTCACCGGTACGGTCCGGCACCTGGCCTTCGCCCCGGCGAGCTACGCCGACCGGGGCGCCCCGGCCGTCCTGGCCGACCTGGCCGGGATGGCGGACGCCGCCGTACGCGCCGTCGCGGCCGAGGACCTCACCGTCGTCACCGCCACCCTCGCCGTGCCCGGTCCGGTCGACGCCGGGCTGGTCAGGTCCGCCCCGGCGCTGGGCTGGCGCAACGCCGACGCCGGTACGCTGCTGCGGGCCGCCACCCGGCACCTGGACCTGCCGATCGCCGTCGACAACGAGGCGAACCTCGCCGCGCTTGGCGAGCTGTACGCCACGCACCACACCCTGGACAGTTTCGTCTACGTCTCCGGTGGACTCGGTATCGGTGCCGGGATAGTCCTGGACGGACGGTTGATGCGCGGCTCGCGGGGCTGGAGCGGCGAGCTCGGGCACGTCACCGTCCATCCGGACGGGAAGCCCTGCCCCTGCGGCTCCCGGGGCTGCCTACAGACGTACGCCAGCCTGGCGGCGATCCTCGGCGCCGAGCCGGCACCGCCGGGTACCACTCCGGACGCCGAGATCACCGCCCGGGCCGACGCGGGCCACCCGGACACCCTCGCCGCGCTCGACGTCGCCGGCACCGCGCTCGGCGTCGCGCTCGCCGACATGCTCAACATCCTCGACATCGGCTCGGTACTCCTCGGCGGCAGCTTCTCGCTGCTGGCGTCCTGGCTCACCGCCAACGCCCGGGCCGAGATCGACCAGCGGGTGCTGACCACCGACTGGGCGCCGGTGACCGTCCGGCCGGCCCTGCTCGGCCCGGACGCGGCCGTCATCGGTGCCGCGCTGACCTCCATCGACCAGGTCCGGCAGCAGCCGGCCGGTTGGTTGTCGCGCCGATCGGGCCGGCCCGGAGCGTCCCGACCGAGGCAACCGGCGAAGCCGTCCGGATAG
- a CDS encoding immune inhibitor A domain-containing protein, with translation MRWAAGRRRLLAASVPVLLVAAAGMAVGGAGPATADRAARFTPTERDFYINYVDPKVERPSDGPEVVVQGGKRKVKRAKPDPVTAFGRKFAEGNPVAARSLARTEAEAIRTGRNPRHIRYKQADETQVAKLLTILVEFNPDADDDFTGVMVPRATFDDATTPENERECVPGNVQNGPLHNNIPNPAKASHPDNNSMWVPDFSTEFYNKMLYSREGITERVRTDLRGPDGRRGIDLRGYTMRNMYLEMSKGAYTVSGEATPWVTVPHSEAWYGADTCTQADGEWVAGASQDMNGHPDNPAGPGALGVDAVNVLAAQNPDFPWADYDIEDVADADGDGNLNEPDGVIDHLVLVHAGEDKSGGGGAEGPYAIWAHSSAIVPGHTIPGTDKMISNYIVQPEDSGVGVFAHEYGHDLGLPDLYDIGSGGDSDVDFWDLMSSGSHTGPIFQGIPTHMGLWDKFVLGWADPVILNPGDDPARVKLGQTSRTPVGTEDGVRVNLPAKQISLSTPHSGEGQWWTNNDQSWADVRLTRSLEVPAGSDVRFWLWNNYSIEEDWDYGFVEVSTDGGSTWAEQKVFDAAGNLVSTDDGDPDPNGRLHDYGNKKYGLTGSTGGQWRHDYVSLTGFAGQTVQLRLRYATDAAFEDTGWFTDDFSVTADGTTVWSDDVESGANGWTATVGTFTNTTGTGWSISPGEFSYAHYYLAEWRNHDGFDEGLKYAYQTNYNRDGAWKVDRVPYNAPGMLVWYRDTSYGNLNLVLNNLYDPPSIGAKGGLLIVDSHFDPYRRQGTAAAKDPSGLDNLPSRPQSSNAAFGFGRTYPFTECFEAPNEPFSAYCTKFRSQPGVRSFTDAKGWYPGIEYRPDLDAESPLFFRDADASVVVPSEGNAPYSVRTVDRNGKPARSQYGLDLGGGVVTGTGNPGDAGVDLGVRFELLKPGHRNQWADVRVVPPGAP, from the coding sequence ATGAGATGGGCAGCCGGGCGAAGGCGCCTGCTCGCGGCGTCGGTACCCGTGCTGCTGGTCGCGGCGGCCGGAATGGCCGTCGGCGGTGCCGGGCCGGCGACCGCCGACCGGGCGGCCCGGTTCACACCGACCGAGCGCGACTTCTACATCAACTATGTGGACCCGAAGGTCGAGCGGCCCAGTGACGGCCCCGAGGTGGTGGTCCAGGGCGGCAAGCGCAAGGTCAAGCGGGCCAAGCCGGATCCGGTCACCGCGTTCGGCCGGAAGTTCGCCGAGGGCAACCCGGTGGCGGCCCGGAGCCTGGCCAGGACCGAGGCCGAGGCGATCCGGACCGGCAGGAACCCCCGGCACATCCGCTACAAGCAGGCCGACGAGACGCAGGTCGCGAAGCTGCTGACCATCCTGGTCGAGTTCAACCCCGACGCGGACGACGACTTCACCGGCGTGATGGTGCCGCGGGCGACGTTCGACGACGCGACCACCCCGGAGAACGAGCGGGAGTGCGTGCCCGGCAACGTCCAGAACGGGCCGCTGCACAACAACATCCCGAACCCGGCGAAGGCCTCCCACCCGGACAACAACTCGATGTGGGTGCCGGACTTCTCCACCGAGTTCTACAACAAGATGCTCTACAGCCGGGAGGGCATCACCGAGCGGGTCCGCACCGACCTGCGTGGCCCGGACGGCCGGCGCGGCATCGACCTGCGCGGCTACACGATGCGCAACATGTACCTGGAGATGTCCAAGGGCGCGTACACGGTGAGCGGCGAGGCGACCCCCTGGGTGACCGTGCCGCACTCCGAGGCGTGGTACGGCGCCGACACCTGCACCCAGGCCGACGGTGAGTGGGTGGCCGGGGCCAGCCAGGACATGAACGGGCACCCGGACAACCCGGCGGGCCCCGGCGCGCTCGGCGTCGACGCGGTCAACGTGCTGGCCGCGCAGAACCCGGACTTCCCGTGGGCCGACTACGACATCGAGGACGTCGCGGACGCCGACGGCGACGGCAACCTCAACGAGCCGGACGGTGTCATCGACCACCTGGTGCTGGTGCACGCGGGCGAGGACAAGTCCGGCGGCGGCGGCGCCGAGGGGCCGTACGCGATCTGGGCGCACTCGTCCGCGATCGTGCCCGGCCACACCATCCCGGGTACCGACAAGATGATCAGCAACTACATCGTCCAGCCGGAGGACTCCGGCGTCGGTGTCTTCGCCCACGAGTACGGGCACGACCTCGGCCTGCCGGACCTCTACGACATCGGCTCCGGCGGCGACTCGGACGTCGACTTCTGGGACCTGATGTCGTCCGGCTCGCACACCGGCCCGATCTTCCAGGGCATCCCCACCCACATGGGACTCTGGGACAAGTTCGTGCTCGGCTGGGCCGACCCGGTGATCCTGAACCCCGGCGACGACCCGGCCCGGGTCAAGCTCGGGCAGACCTCGCGGACCCCGGTCGGCACCGAGGACGGCGTCCGGGTGAACCTGCCGGCCAAGCAGATCAGCCTCTCCACCCCGCACAGCGGGGAGGGGCAGTGGTGGACCAACAACGACCAGTCCTGGGCCGACGTGCGGCTGACCCGCTCCCTTGAGGTGCCGGCCGGCTCCGACGTGCGGTTCTGGCTCTGGAACAACTACTCCATCGAGGAGGACTGGGACTACGGCTTCGTCGAGGTCTCCACCGACGGTGGCAGCACCTGGGCCGAGCAGAAGGTCTTCGACGCGGCCGGCAACCTCGTCTCCACCGACGACGGCGACCCCGACCCGAACGGCCGGCTGCACGACTACGGCAACAAGAAGTACGGCCTGACCGGCAGCACCGGCGGGCAGTGGCGGCACGACTACGTCAGCCTGACCGGGTTCGCCGGGCAGACCGTCCAGCTGCGACTGCGGTACGCCACCGACGCCGCGTTCGAGGACACCGGCTGGTTCACCGACGACTTCTCGGTCACCGCCGACGGCACGACCGTCTGGTCCGACGACGTGGAGAGCGGTGCCAACGGCTGGACCGCGACCGTCGGCACCTTCACCAACACCACCGGTACCGGCTGGAGCATCTCGCCCGGCGAGTTCTCCTACGCGCACTACTACCTCGCCGAGTGGCGCAACCACGACGGCTTCGACGAGGGCCTGAAGTACGCGTACCAGACGAACTACAACCGGGACGGTGCCTGGAAGGTGGACCGGGTGCCGTACAACGCCCCCGGCATGCTCGTCTGGTACCGGGACACCAGCTACGGCAACCTGAACCTGGTCCTGAACAACCTCTACGACCCGCCGAGCATCGGTGCCAAGGGCGGTCTGCTGATCGTGGACTCGCACTTCGACCCGTACCGCCGGCAGGGGACGGCGGCGGCGAAGGACCCGTCGGGGCTGGACAACCTGCCCTCGCGGCCGCAGTCGTCGAACGCGGCGTTCGGCTTCGGCCGGACCTACCCGTTCACCGAGTGTTTCGAGGCGCCGAACGAGCCGTTCAGCGCGTACTGCACCAAGTTCAGGTCCCAGCCCGGGGTCAGGTCCTTCACCGACGCCAAGGGCTGGTACCCGGGCATCGAGTACCGGCCGGACCTGGACGCGGAGAGCCCGCTCTTCTTCCGGGACGCCGACGCGTCGGTCGTGGTCCCCTCGGAGGGGAACGCGCCCTACTCGGTGCGGACCGTGGACCGCAACGGCAAGCCGGCGCGGAGCCAGTACGGCCTCGACCTGGGTGGCGGGGTCGTGACCGGCACCGGCAATCCGGGTGATGCCGGGGTGGACCTCGGCGTCCGGTTCGAGCTGCTCAAGCCCGGCCACCGCAACCAGTGGGCGGATGTCCGGGTGGTGCCGCCCGGCGCACCGTAA
- a CDS encoding glycogen debranching N-terminal domain-containing protein, which yields MTTTGRRRPTPADPSPEPSPGGRVPSGTDRDLPPELGPDAVGVLDGLSFMLSDATGDVPAGSIGGLIHEDTRFLSRWELLLGGVRPLLLGSSSVDPYSAAFFLANAELPELPANRVGIRRQRFVGEGMFERISVQCFADEPVPIELRLAVDVDFADLFEVKEQLRDRSGQIVREHTADGSRLSFGYRNEGFTVSTEIRAVPPASRIEGDDLVWDLLLHPGESWEVELHVPLHYVSVHVVPTRREFGDVFEVGRDDDSTGRWRSSRPEVHADSDLVRDVYHQSVADLVSMRVEKEIAGERIVFTAAGLPWFLTLFGRDSVITAYQALIGGPELARGTLLTLAAHQAVDLDDFTDREPGKMPHEYRGGELTRLGVKPHNPYYGAADTTQLWLVLLSEYWRWTGDEQLLHDVRENAYAALHWIDEYGDSDGDGYVEYATRSTQGLGNQCWRDSWNGVQTADGTIPVLPIATCEIQGYTYDAKLRLAELADGPYADPELARRLRADAAELADRFNRDFWLDDRGGYYALGLDGDKQPIDAMTSNMGHLLWSGIVPAERAAILARQLMSDELFSGWGVRTLSTRDRGYNPIGYHLGTVWPHDNSLVAHGLARYGFRAEANRIIEAMLEAARYSDNRLPEAFSGYDRSFGRVPVPYPTACNPQAWASAAPLLFLRTMFGLEAVEGRFVLDPEVPERFGRIQLNRVQGFGQRWEIEVNGRQGHLRLVP from the coding sequence GTGACGACGACCGGTCGACGGCGGCCCACCCCCGCCGACCCGAGCCCCGAGCCGTCGCCAGGCGGCCGGGTGCCGAGCGGGACGGATCGGGACCTGCCTCCCGAGCTGGGCCCGGACGCGGTCGGCGTACTCGACGGGTTGTCGTTCATGCTCTCCGACGCGACCGGGGACGTGCCGGCCGGCTCGATCGGCGGGCTGATCCACGAGGACACCCGGTTCCTGAGCCGCTGGGAACTCCTGCTCGGCGGCGTCCGGCCGCTGCTGCTCGGCTCCAGCTCGGTCGACCCCTATTCGGCGGCGTTCTTCCTGGCCAACGCGGAGCTGCCGGAGTTGCCCGCCAACCGGGTCGGGATCCGCCGGCAGCGTTTCGTCGGCGAGGGGATGTTCGAGCGGATCTCGGTGCAGTGCTTCGCCGACGAACCGGTGCCGATCGAGCTGCGGCTGGCGGTCGACGTCGACTTCGCCGACCTCTTCGAGGTCAAGGAGCAGCTCCGGGACCGTTCCGGCCAGATCGTCCGGGAACATACCGCCGACGGCTCCCGGCTCAGCTTCGGCTACCGCAACGAGGGGTTCACGGTCAGCACCGAGATCCGGGCGGTCCCGCCGGCGAGCCGGATCGAGGGCGACGACCTGGTCTGGGACCTCCTGCTGCATCCGGGGGAGAGCTGGGAGGTCGAGCTGCACGTGCCGCTGCACTACGTCAGCGTGCACGTGGTGCCGACCCGTCGAGAGTTCGGCGACGTGTTCGAGGTCGGCAGGGACGACGACTCGACCGGCCGGTGGCGGTCCAGCCGACCCGAGGTGCACGCCGACTCGGACCTGGTCCGCGACGTCTACCACCAGTCCGTGGCCGACCTGGTCTCGATGCGGGTCGAGAAGGAGATCGCCGGGGAGCGGATCGTCTTCACCGCCGCCGGGCTGCCGTGGTTCCTCACGCTCTTCGGGCGGGACTCGGTGATCACCGCCTACCAGGCGCTGATCGGCGGGCCGGAACTCGCCCGGGGCACCCTGCTGACCCTCGCCGCGCACCAGGCCGTCGACCTGGACGACTTCACCGACCGCGAGCCGGGCAAGATGCCGCACGAGTACCGTGGCGGCGAGCTGACCCGACTCGGCGTCAAGCCGCACAACCCGTACTACGGCGCCGCCGACACCACCCAGCTCTGGCTGGTGCTGCTCTCGGAGTACTGGCGCTGGACCGGTGACGAGCAGTTGCTGCACGACGTACGGGAGAACGCCTACGCGGCGCTGCACTGGATCGACGAGTACGGCGACTCGGACGGCGACGGCTACGTCGAGTACGCCACCCGCTCCACCCAGGGCCTGGGCAACCAGTGCTGGCGGGACTCCTGGAACGGGGTGCAGACCGCCGACGGGACGATCCCGGTGCTGCCGATCGCGACCTGCGAGATCCAGGGCTACACCTACGACGCGAAGCTGCGGCTGGCCGAACTCGCCGACGGCCCGTACGCGGATCCGGAGCTGGCCCGGCGGCTGCGCGCCGATGCCGCCGAGCTGGCCGACCGGTTCAACCGGGACTTCTGGCTCGACGACCGGGGCGGCTACTACGCCCTCGGGCTGGACGGGGACAAACAGCCCATCGACGCGATGACCTCCAACATGGGACACCTGCTCTGGAGCGGCATCGTGCCGGCGGAACGGGCCGCGATCCTGGCCCGGCAACTCATGTCCGACGAACTCTTCTCCGGCTGGGGCGTGCGTACCCTGTCGACCCGCGATCGCGGCTACAACCCGATCGGCTACCACCTCGGCACCGTCTGGCCGCACGACAACTCGCTCGTCGCGCACGGGCTGGCCCGGTACGGCTTCCGGGCGGAGGCGAACCGGATCATCGAGGCGATGCTGGAGGCGGCCCGGTATTCCGACAACCGGCTGCCGGAGGCGTTCTCCGGCTACGACCGCTCGTTCGGCCGGGTCCCGGTGCCGTACCCGACCGCCTGCAATCCGCAGGCCTGGGCCAGCGCCGCCCCGCTGCTCTTCCTGCGCACCATGTTCGGGCTGGAGGCGGTCGAGGGGCGGTTCGTGCTCGACCCGGAGGTCCCGGAGCGGTTCGGACGGATCCAGCTCAACCGGGTACAGGGCTTCGGCCAGCGCTGGGAGATCGAGGTCAACGGCCGGCAGGGCCACCTGCGGCTGGTGCCCTGA
- a CDS encoding PLP-dependent aminotransferase family protein: MAESQTNSAWATLLEIEPRERARRPLHDRLTRALRAAIRDGRLATGAAVPPSRALAEELDCSRWVVTEAYAQLVAEGYLAARVGSATRVSWSPETAPARRRAVPGPALPPLRYDLAPGLPDLRAFPRRRWAEAVHTVTGSAARYDLGPPDPAGHPALRGTLAEYLRRSRGADAQPGSVLVCAGITDGLFRICRALRAEGIAEVAVEEPGWGRLRDAAASAGLRTVPVPVDRDGLRVAELARAGGVRAVVVGAAHQFPTGAMLSPGRRAELVRWARAVDGYVVEDDYDAEFRYDRRPIAVMQGLDPRRVFLVGSVSKTLSPALGLGWTVAPPALLPALRSANAVAAPPPVLDQLALATFIDRGWYDTHLRAARRRFRTRRDLLLRELAARVPDGRVAGTAAGLHVLLHLPAGTDTAAVVAGAEAAGLRLADLDAYRVERAGSPALVLGYGNITDAEIPPAVALLRTALDLAGAAGRRRQQPVQVPGLRGAVEVRAPAAGGPAGR, from the coding sequence GTGGCAGAATCCCAGACCAATTCCGCGTGGGCCACCCTGCTGGAGATCGAGCCCCGGGAACGCGCCCGGCGTCCCCTGCACGACCGGCTGACCCGGGCGCTGCGGGCCGCGATCCGGGACGGCCGGCTCGCGACCGGCGCCGCCGTACCGCCCAGCCGGGCGCTCGCCGAGGAACTCGACTGCTCGCGGTGGGTGGTGACCGAGGCGTACGCCCAACTGGTCGCCGAGGGCTACCTCGCGGCCCGGGTCGGCTCGGCCACCCGGGTCTCGTGGTCGCCGGAGACCGCACCGGCACGCCGCCGCGCGGTGCCCGGACCGGCGCTGCCACCGCTCCGCTACGACCTGGCGCCCGGCCTGCCCGACCTGCGGGCCTTCCCCCGCCGACGCTGGGCCGAGGCGGTGCACACGGTCACCGGCTCGGCCGCGCGGTACGACCTCGGTCCACCCGACCCGGCCGGCCATCCGGCGTTGCGCGGCACGCTCGCGGAATACCTGCGCCGGTCGCGCGGCGCCGACGCGCAGCCCGGGTCGGTGCTGGTCTGCGCCGGCATCACCGACGGGCTGTTCCGGATCTGCCGGGCGCTGCGGGCGGAGGGGATCGCCGAGGTGGCGGTGGAGGAGCCGGGCTGGGGTCGGCTCCGGGACGCGGCGGCGAGCGCCGGGCTGCGGACCGTCCCGGTCCCGGTGGACCGGGACGGGCTGCGGGTGGCCGAGCTGGCCCGGGCGGGCGGGGTGCGGGCGGTGGTGGTCGGCGCGGCGCACCAGTTTCCGACCGGGGCCATGCTCAGCCCCGGCCGCCGGGCCGAACTGGTGCGCTGGGCGCGGGCGGTCGACGGGTACGTCGTCGAGGACGACTACGACGCCGAGTTCCGCTACGACCGCCGGCCGATCGCGGTGATGCAGGGCCTGGACCCCCGCCGGGTCTTCCTGGTCGGCTCGGTCAGCAAGACCCTCTCCCCCGCCCTCGGCCTGGGTTGGACGGTGGCACCGCCGGCCCTGCTGCCGGCACTCCGGTCGGCGAACGCCGTCGCGGCGCCGCCGCCGGTGCTGGACCAGCTCGCCCTGGCCACCTTCATCGACCGGGGCTGGTACGACACGCACCTGCGGGCGGCCCGACGCCGGTTCCGGACCCGACGCGACCTGCTGCTGCGCGAACTCGCCGCCCGGGTGCCGGACGGCCGGGTGGCCGGCACCGCCGCCGGACTGCACGTCCTGCTGCACCTCCCGGCCGGCACCGACACCGCTGCGGTGGTCGCCGGGGCGGAGGCGGCCGGACTGCGGCTGGCGGACCTCGACGCGTACCGGGTGGAGCGGGCCGGGTCGCCCGCGCTGGTCCTCGGGTACGGCAACATCACCGATGCCGAGATCCCACCGGCGGTCGCGCTGCTCCGGACCGCACTCGACCTGGCCGGGGCGGCCGGCCGACGCCGCCAGCAGCCCGTGCAGGTTCCCGGTCTCCGGGGCGCGGTCGAGGTCAGGGCACCAGCCGCAGGTGGCCCTGCCGGCCGTTGA
- a CDS encoding aldo/keto reductase: MTHNIALGAMLFGTVQDERRSFELLDHFVEAGGTWIDTANCYAFWADPSGYGGQSEELLGRWLARRPGVRDRIRISTKVGCEPTVAGRFPETAEGLSASAIKHGIDGSLRRLGVEHVDLYWAHMEDRRTPLAETVAAFDELVSAGTVGALGCSNHAIWRVERAREIARTNGMTGFTAVQQQLSYLRPRPGTRPSVVHRFGAVSDEVVDYLESHPEMSLWAYTPLLGGQYTRADKPLPPEYEHPGTERRLAVLDEIAAETGTNRNQVVLAWLTGGNPAATPIVGVSTVAQLREALAGVALVLTAEQRARLDAAA, translated from the coding sequence ATGACCCACAACATCGCGCTCGGCGCCATGCTCTTCGGCACTGTCCAGGACGAGCGGCGCTCCTTCGAACTCCTGGACCACTTCGTCGAGGCCGGCGGCACCTGGATCGACACGGCCAACTGCTACGCCTTCTGGGCGGACCCCAGCGGGTACGGCGGGCAGAGCGAGGAACTGCTCGGCCGCTGGCTGGCCCGCCGCCCGGGGGTACGCGACCGGATCAGGATCAGCACCAAGGTGGGCTGCGAGCCGACCGTGGCCGGCCGGTTCCCGGAGACCGCGGAGGGGCTCTCCGCCTCGGCGATCAAGCACGGGATCGACGGCAGCCTCCGCCGGCTCGGCGTGGAGCACGTCGACCTCTACTGGGCGCACATGGAGGACCGCCGCACGCCGCTGGCGGAGACGGTGGCCGCCTTCGACGAACTCGTCTCCGCCGGTACGGTCGGCGCGCTCGGCTGCTCGAATCACGCGATCTGGCGGGTGGAGCGGGCCCGGGAGATCGCCCGGACGAACGGGATGACCGGGTTCACGGCGGTGCAGCAGCAGCTCAGCTACCTCCGCCCCCGCCCCGGGACCCGGCCCAGCGTGGTGCACCGGTTCGGTGCGGTCAGCGACGAGGTCGTCGACTACCTGGAGTCCCACCCCGAGATGTCGCTCTGGGCGTACACGCCGCTGCTCGGCGGCCAGTACACCCGGGCGGACAAGCCGCTGCCGCCGGAGTACGAGCACCCGGGCACCGAGCGCCGGCTCGCCGTACTGGACGAGATCGCCGCCGAGACCGGCACCAACCGCAACCAGGTGGTGCTCGCCTGGCTGACCGGGGGCAACCCGGCCGCCACCCCGATCGTCGGGGTGAGCACGGTCGCCCAGTTGCGGGAGGCCCTGGCCGGGGTGGCGCTGGTGCTCACCGCCGAACAGCGGGCCCGGCTCGACGCCGCCGCCTGA